In Rhododendron vialii isolate Sample 1 chromosome 9a, ASM3025357v1, the following are encoded in one genomic region:
- the LOC131299683 gene encoding uncharacterized protein LOC131299683 codes for MEEENPMTPLDPKNLLGGGGDKSPPGAPRKPEGGHGKRGGQDGYGVRRSKSGCESESVAHSRSVHNNGDILDKKRQKIEEFARLIKKREHKIRELEQIREHPEDYAYSRRNSRGDRHAMVDYKKAPSRIRRSRSPTPRRNKIYPRRRRSKCKSRTQERKRTSSRKRRSRSRYPTPEEEGTRKHHRDRYERLDSDWERSAPKHMKEREEGTMSAREVARKALSNIASSPFAKRLQGARLPGRVKHGAFILY; via the exons ATGGAGGAAGAAAATCCAATGACGCCGCTGGACCCGAAGAATTTGCTAGGTGGGGGAGgtgataaatccccaccaggggctccgagaaagccagAAGGCGGACATGGGAAGAGG GGAGGGCAGGACGGCTACGGGGTCCGAAGGAGTAAATCCGGCTGTGAAAGTGAATCAGTTGCACACTCAAGAAGCGTGCACAACAATGGAGATATCCTTGACAAAAAGAGGCAGAAAATCGAGGAGtttgctcgtttgatcaagaaACGAGAACATAAGATTCGAGAGTTGGAACAGATCCGAGAACATCCCGAGGATTATGCATATTCacgaagaaattccaggggagaCAGACATGCTATGGTGGATTACAAGAAGGCTCCTTCACGAAtaagaaggagcaggagtcctactCCTAGGCGGAACAAGATTTATCCACGAAGAAGGAGGAGCAAATGCAAAAGTCGAACACAAGAGCGCAagaggacttcttcacgaaaaagaaggagcaggagCCGATACCCCACTCCCGAGGAAGAAGGGACCAGAAAACATCACAGGGATAGGTATGAGAGACTGGATTCTGATTGGGAGAGGAGTGCTCCCAAACATATGAAGGAACGTGAAGAGGGGACCATGTCTGCACGAGAAGTAGCACGAAAGGCCCTCAgcaatatagcatcctccccttttgcaaagagGTTACAAGGGGCAAGATTACCGGGTAgggtgaagcacggtgcgttcatCCTCTATTAA